The Maniola hyperantus chromosome 19, iAphHyp1.2, whole genome shotgun sequence genome has a window encoding:
- the LOC117991462 gene encoding uncharacterized protein has protein sequence MINIVIVGMVIRVGINGFGRIGRVIFRTCIQNKDLEVSAINDPAVDIEYICYLIKFDSTHGKFKNEVSFSDNEICIDDKKIKVFSEKLPSSIPWQSADVQYVVEASGMFTNLEKASGHLTNECVKRVIVTAPTVDVPMLILGVNEEQINAEQKVVSCASSTLYCLAPIIKILEDKYGVAEGFITSIHAMTPSLKPLDGLCLKGKHWRDHRSIHQNIIPAATGACRALGKIIPTLKDKLTGLAFRVPIVNVSVLDITVRLTKDTTIQDIIKCVETESKSTMKNIIKISKDQEVSSDFMGDVNSCIFDANSSLQLNPKFFKLICWYENEYSYACRVVDSIRYFEENHCKLELTAKITFDRIISSNRTIHRKLVPDFNKEYIVSNCCIRSNPKILFSSSKDTGFKAKSPQRQVTFEKASALRNSGSNQLALRKTKQSNDIFKVWDDEVRVPRPLVKENKNSLFQNCVLLGPPCIQNNNYQNTRERLDEVKKEFSKMVNMTENLLKKSHKSKCKINILEEELENEVGKKDTKQEFYNTRLILPTVRKTNPKSNVFQTSISKMMYKGVFKLHNKENDNISVDKNISEFNDSSNAKCKEPTKDHHLESKCNGNKCTNSKTLVKKSLTPSNSESEEKVNSSRANEGLVNQQNQEKSTCNLDTTSKLFDKINPNRTECFGHKADLGSSDIFIENLNKHDLQHDEVKMEVRQKSCSGVILTNRDNKISTKRDLNNSELTVAYIAPEEGKITKRDEIRKKIIDGIVKILIAEALDNKTRSPSLVNTNTTIKVNKSLDIYDKIDSASGTDSENSFQLNEKTSQVIDIKDLTSSAEEMARLDKICRIIEISDEMSDKLFSALDVDANIRKKKWSFKDLCERLKLDEFCDNVFGSQS, from the exons GTCTCGGCTATAAACGATCCGGCAGTCGATATCGAATACATTTGCTATCTAATTAAGTTTGATTCAACTCATGGAAAATTCAAAAACGAAGTTTCGTTCTCAGACAATGAAATCTGTATAGACG ATAAGAAAATTAAGGTGTTTAGCGAAAAACTACCATCGAGCATTCCGTGGCAGTCCGCTGACGTGCAGTATGTGGTCGAAGCTTCTGGAATGTTCACTAACCTCGAAAAGGCGTCG GGTCACCTGACGAATGAATGCGTCAAAAGGGTAATAGTTACAGCCCCCACTGTTGACGTTCCCATGCTGATATTGGGAGTGAATGAGGAACAAATCAACGCAG aACAAAAAGTGGTATCCTGTGCATCTAGTACTCTGTACTGTTTGGCGCCGATAATCAAGATCCTGGAGGACAAGTACGGAGTGGCAGAGGGGTTCATTACCAGCATACACGCTATGACGCCATCTTTGAAACCCTTGGACGGATTGTGTTTGAAGGGAAAG CATTGGCGCGACCATAGAAGCATCCACCAGAACATAATCCCCGCGGCCACGGGCGCTTGTAGGGCCCTCGGCAAGATCATACCAACTCTGAAGGACAAACTCACAGGGCTGGCGTTTAGAGTTCCCATCGTCAATGTTTCCGTACTCGACATCACTGTGCG attgACTAAAGATACAACGATACAAGATATTATCAAGTGCGTGGAAACAGAAAGTAAATCAAccatgaaaaatattataaaaatatctaaagaTCAAGAGGTGTCGTCGGACTTTATGGGCGACGTGAACTCTTGTATCTTCGATGCTAATTCGAGTTTACAATTGAATCCAAAGTTCTTTAAACTGATTTGCTGGTACGAGAACGAATATTCTTACGCGTGTCGGGTAGTTGATTCTATAAGATATTTTGAGGAAAATCATTGCAAGTTAGAGTTGACGGCCAAAATTACTTTTGATCGCATTATTTCCTCGAATCGGACGATTCACAGAAAACTTGTTCCtgattttaataaagaatatataGTTTCTAACTGTTGTATACGAAGTAATccgaaaatattatttagttcATCAAAAGACACAGGTTTTAAAGCTAAGTCACCACAGCGCCAAGTGACCTTTGAAAAGGCTTCGGCACTTCGAAATTCAGGATCTAATCAATTAGCTTTACGGAAAACTAAACAAAGTAACGATATTTTCAAAGTGTGGGATGATGAAGTACGAGTCCCAAGGCCTTTGGTAAAAGAAAACAAGAATTCGTTGTTCCAAAACTGTGTCTTGTTGGGACCACCATGTATCCAAAACAATAATTACCAAAACACTAGAGAACGTTTGGATGAAGTGAAAAAGGAGTTTTCAAAAATGGTGAATATGACTGAGAACTTATTAAAGAAATCGCACAAaagtaaatgtaaaataaatattttagaagAAGAACTTGAAAATGAAGTAGGAAAGAAAGATACTAAGCAGGAATTCTACAACACACGACTTATATTACCTACCGTTAGGAAAACTAATCCTAAGAGTAATGTTTTCCAAACGAGTATTAGTAAAATGATGTATAAAGGTGTATTTAAAttgcacaacaaagaaaatgACAACATCTCAGTGGATAAAAATATTAGTGAATTTAATGATTCATCTAACGCAAAATGTAAGGAACCAACCAAGGATCACCATTTGGAATCCAAATGTAATGGAAATAAATGCACTAATTCTAAAACCCTGGTCAAGAAATCATTAACTCCGTCAAACAGTGAAAGTGAAGAAAAAGTGAATTCATCAAGAGCGAATGAAGGGTTGGTTAATCAACAAAATCAGGAGAAAAGCACCTGTAACCTAGACACAACTTCTAAATTGTTTGATAAGATAAATCCTAATAGAACAGAGTGCTTTGGACATAAAGCTGATCTCGGGAGTTCTGATATTTTTATTGAGAACTTAAATAAACATGACTTACAGCATGACGAAGTAAAAATGGAAGTAAGGCAAAAAAGTTGTTCAGGTGTGATCTTGACAAATAGAGATAATAAAATATCAACTAAGCGTGACCTAAATAATTCAGAATTAACCGTAGCATATATTGCACCAGAGGAGGGTAAAATTACTAAAAGGGATGAAATACGGAAGAAAATAATAGATGGAATAGTGAAGATACTGATCGCAGAAGCACTGGACAACAAAACGCGTAGTCCAAGTCTCGTGAACACGAACACTACCATAAAAGTCAATAAAAGTTTAGACATTTACGACAAAATAGACAGTGCAAGCGGCACAGATTCAGAAAACTCATTCCAACTCAACGAAAAAACCTCTCAAGTTATTGATATTAAAGATTTAACAAGTTCTGCGGAAGAAATGGCCCGTTTGGACAAGATCTGCAGAATCATCGAGATATCTGACGAAATGTCTGATAAATTATTCTCCGCATTGGATGTTGATGCAAatataagaaagaaaaagtggtCGTTTAAAGATTTGTGTGAGAGGTTAAAATTAGATGAATTTTGTGATAATGTGTTTGGATCGCAAAGTTAA